The Takifugu rubripes chromosome 7, fTakRub1.2, whole genome shotgun sequence genome has a segment encoding these proteins:
- the slc52a3-2b gene encoding solute carrier family 52, riboflavin transporter, member 3-B isoform X1, with the protein MTDSEIQEHHKAAALLRSESVPLRSHRLLHRNLSLRLILRSHRHTLLVNLIHYRRLTIMSLLTHFLACLFGMGSWVAINGMWVELPLVVPEIPEGWFLPSYLTVLIQMANIGPLFITLMHRFRPGVLDERPVIYFIVGLGIVATFLLAFFWQHTVTVGGSLRSVPLLLLSFLLSVVDCTSSVTFLPFMMRLRPQYLTTYFAGEGLSGLVPALVALIQGVGVVHCQNATLTGAANTSTVDDGKLEAIYQPAKFSVQIFFMFLSAMMVVCLVAFILLNHHPAVARERKNDLYFSGDLAPEKRDQSLSLHAQTPEQKPMISPLESTRNEPRSSFGRGTYSTLEVGFIFIVLAWVNALTNAVLPSVQSYSCLPYGNKAYHLAATMAAVANPVACFIAMFMPVRSLIFMGFLTLTGTGFGAYIMAMAALSPCPLLVHSGSGTAVIVLTWILFVLSLSYVKVIIGIILRDEGHSALVWCGAVVQLGSMVGAVAMFPLVSFYGIFKSGDPCNTKCPM; encoded by the exons ATGACCGATTCAGAGATTCAGGAGCATCACAAGGCCGCAGCGCTCCTCCGCTCTGAAAGCGTCCCTCTGCGCTCACACCGCCTGCTGCACCGTAACCTTTCACTCCGGCTGATTCTGCGTTCCCACAG acacacactcctggTTAACCTCATCCATTACCGGCGCCTCACCATCATGTCGCTGCTGACCCACTTCCTGGCGTGCCTTTTTGGCATGGGCTCCTGGGTGGCAATCAATGGAATGTGGGTggagctccccctggtggtaCCAGAGATCCCAGAGGGCTGGTTTCTGCCGTCCTACCTGACGGTCCTCATCCAGATGGCCAACATCGGTCCTCTCTTCATCACTCTGATGCACCGCTTCCGCCCCGGCGTACTCGACGAGCGGCCGGTCATCTACTTCATCGTGGGGTTGGGGATTGTGGCAACGTTCTTGTTGGCGTTCTTCTGGCAACACACGGTGACAGTTGGGGGCTCTTTACGCAGCGTCCCCCTGTTGCTGTTGAGCTTTCTGCTCTCCGTGGTGGACTGCACCTCCTCTGTTACCTTTCTGCCCTTCATGATGCGGCTTCGTCCGCAGTATCTCACCACGTACTTTGCCGGTGAGGGCCTGAGCGGCCTGGTGCCTGCGTTGGTGGCTCTCATCCAAGGTGTTGGTGTGGTTCACTGCCAGAATGCAACTCTGACCGGTGCAGCAAACACTTCCACTGTTGATGACGGAAAGCTGGAGGCCATCTACCAGCCAGCTAAATTCTCTGTCCAGATCTTCTTTATGTTCCTCAGTGCCATGATGGTGGTGTGTTTGGTAGCCTTCATTCTACTCAATCATCACCCAGCTGTGGCTCGGGAGCGAAAGAACGACCTCTACTTTAGTGGAGATCTGGCCCCTGAGAAGAGGGATCAAAGCCTGTCTCTCCATGCTCAGACACCAGAGCAGAAACCAATGATCAGCCCGCTAGAGTCCACCAGGAATGAACCTAGGAGCTCTTTTGGGAGGGGTACCTACAGCACTCTGGAAGTGGGCTTCATCTTTATAGTACTGGCCTGGGTCAATGCTCTGACCAACGCAGTGCTGCCCTCTGTTCAGTCCTACTCCTGTCTGCCTTACGGGAACAAAGCCTACCATTTAGCAGCTACCATGGCAGCTGTTGCTAATCCTGTAGCCTGCTTCATTGCCATGTTCATGCCTGTTAG gTCGCTTATCTTCATGGGTTTCTTGACCCTGACTGGGACTGGGTTTGGAGCGTACATAATGGCCATGGCTGCTCTCAGTCCCTGCCCACTGCTGGTTCACAGTGGCTCTGGAACAGCCGTCATA GTGCTGACCTGGATCCTTTTTGTCCTGTCCTTGTCATATGTGAAGGTCATCATTGGGATAATTTTAAGAGATGAGGGCCACAGTGCCCTCGTGTGGTGTGGAGCAGTAGTGCAGCTAGGTTCAATGGTGGGCGCTGTGGCCATGTTCCCATTAGTCAGTTTTTATGGTATATTTAAGTCAGGTGACCCCTGCAACACCAAGTGTCCGATGTAG
- the slc52a3-2b gene encoding solute carrier family 52, riboflavin transporter, member 3-B isoform X2, with protein sequence MSLLTHFLACLFGMGSWVAINGMWVELPLVVPEIPEGWFLPSYLTVLIQMANIGPLFITLMHRFRPGVLDERPVIYFIVGLGIVATFLLAFFWQHTVTVGGSLRSVPLLLLSFLLSVVDCTSSVTFLPFMMRLRPQYLTTYFAGEGLSGLVPALVALIQGVGVVHCQNATLTGAANTSTVDDGKLEAIYQPAKFSVQIFFMFLSAMMVVCLVAFILLNHHPAVARERKNDLYFSGDLAPEKRDQSLSLHAQTPEQKPMISPLESTRNEPRSSFGRGTYSTLEVGFIFIVLAWVNALTNAVLPSVQSYSCLPYGNKAYHLAATMAAVANPVACFIAMFMPVRSLIFMGFLTLTGTGFGAYIMAMAALSPCPLLVHSGSGTAVIVLTWILFVLSLSYVKVIIGIILRDEGHSALVWCGAVVQLGSMVGAVAMFPLVSFYGIFKSGDPCNTKCPM encoded by the exons ATGTCGCTGCTGACCCACTTCCTGGCGTGCCTTTTTGGCATGGGCTCCTGGGTGGCAATCAATGGAATGTGGGTggagctccccctggtggtaCCAGAGATCCCAGAGGGCTGGTTTCTGCCGTCCTACCTGACGGTCCTCATCCAGATGGCCAACATCGGTCCTCTCTTCATCACTCTGATGCACCGCTTCCGCCCCGGCGTACTCGACGAGCGGCCGGTCATCTACTTCATCGTGGGGTTGGGGATTGTGGCAACGTTCTTGTTGGCGTTCTTCTGGCAACACACGGTGACAGTTGGGGGCTCTTTACGCAGCGTCCCCCTGTTGCTGTTGAGCTTTCTGCTCTCCGTGGTGGACTGCACCTCCTCTGTTACCTTTCTGCCCTTCATGATGCGGCTTCGTCCGCAGTATCTCACCACGTACTTTGCCGGTGAGGGCCTGAGCGGCCTGGTGCCTGCGTTGGTGGCTCTCATCCAAGGTGTTGGTGTGGTTCACTGCCAGAATGCAACTCTGACCGGTGCAGCAAACACTTCCACTGTTGATGACGGAAAGCTGGAGGCCATCTACCAGCCAGCTAAATTCTCTGTCCAGATCTTCTTTATGTTCCTCAGTGCCATGATGGTGGTGTGTTTGGTAGCCTTCATTCTACTCAATCATCACCCAGCTGTGGCTCGGGAGCGAAAGAACGACCTCTACTTTAGTGGAGATCTGGCCCCTGAGAAGAGGGATCAAAGCCTGTCTCTCCATGCTCAGACACCAGAGCAGAAACCAATGATCAGCCCGCTAGAGTCCACCAGGAATGAACCTAGGAGCTCTTTTGGGAGGGGTACCTACAGCACTCTGGAAGTGGGCTTCATCTTTATAGTACTGGCCTGGGTCAATGCTCTGACCAACGCAGTGCTGCCCTCTGTTCAGTCCTACTCCTGTCTGCCTTACGGGAACAAAGCCTACCATTTAGCAGCTACCATGGCAGCTGTTGCTAATCCTGTAGCCTGCTTCATTGCCATGTTCATGCCTGTTAG gTCGCTTATCTTCATGGGTTTCTTGACCCTGACTGGGACTGGGTTTGGAGCGTACATAATGGCCATGGCTGCTCTCAGTCCCTGCCCACTGCTGGTTCACAGTGGCTCTGGAACAGCCGTCATA GTGCTGACCTGGATCCTTTTTGTCCTGTCCTTGTCATATGTGAAGGTCATCATTGGGATAATTTTAAGAGATGAGGGCCACAGTGCCCTCGTGTGGTGTGGAGCAGTAGTGCAGCTAGGTTCAATGGTGGGCGCTGTGGCCATGTTCCCATTAGTCAGTTTTTATGGTATATTTAAGTCAGGTGACCCCTGCAACACCAAGTGTCCGATGTAG